The window CATTTAAAATCTTAGTGGATGATCTAAGGGAGATTCGAAGTAATGCTGATTTGCCTTTTAAAATATCTATATCCATTGGATCAGATTGCTTATTAGCAATAGCCTTCCACTGTGACCAAGTTTTTTTCTTTAACACTGCAATCGGAGACAAGGAAGTTTCTCGAATGAAATTGAAGAAAGTTAGTTCACCCATTTTTTGTGGAGACCAGGTTTCAATCGTTTCTGGAATAAAATGAATGAGATCATTGTAAACTTGTTTGATTTTTTCTAAAATTGTTTCCCTTGCAATTCGCTCTAATTGAATAACAGAACCTGATGGGAGATTGGGAAATTCAGATTCTACTTCATCTAATAATCGATTCCTGTTTTTCTTCAAAAGGGAAATGAACTTTCTGTCAATTCGATATTTTTTATGAGTTTGACCAATAAAATCTAATACGGTTAATGCATCTTTATTGGGCGCGTGCCTTAAACCTCTACCTAATTGCTGTAAAAAGATCGTTAAACTTTCTGTTGGTCTTAGAAATAGAACAGTATTGATTTCTGGTATATCGACTCCTTCATTAAAGATATCGACAGTAAAAAGGATTTTGATTTTCTTTTGTTTAAAATCGATAATACGTTGTCTTCGTGTTTCCGAATCAGTTTCACCTAAGATGGTCTCGGCATCAATCCCAAGTTTTTGAAAATTTTCTGCCATGAACTTTGCATGTTTAACACTTACACAAAAACCAACTGCTTTTAATTCCTCTGAATTTGGTTGGTAATGATTAATAGATTTATAAATTAGGTTAACTCTTTGTTTGGCGGTGATATCATCACCAGTGTAAACGTTTTCTAATTCAATTAAATCAAATTTACCGTTTTTCCAAAACTGTTCTCCTTTGAGTTGAATATTGTCAGTAATCCCGAAGTAATGAAAAGGGCAAAGTAACCTTTCTTCTAACGCTTCAGGCAATCGAATTTCGGATGTGATTCTATAATTGAAGTCAGGCAAAATCGATTCACCATCCATTCGTTCAGGTGTGGCAGTTAACCCTAATAAAATTTCAGGTGTGAATTCAGAAAATATAGAGCGGTAACTTGAGGCACTGCTATGATGCACTTCATCAATAATGATAAAGTTAAAAAAAGATTTTCCCAAAATTTTCCAAATTTGTTTTGAATTGATACTTTGGATGGAAGCAAAAATGTGTAATGGTGCTTCAGTTCCTGAAAATGGGTTGATACCATCAACGAATAGAGACCCAAAGTTTTGATCTTGTAACACCATCCGAAAACAAGACAACGCTTGTTCTAAGATTTCTTTTCTATGAGCGATATAGAGAAGTGAAGGTTTTGAATTGTTTATGATAGAATATCGTCTATAATCAAATGCAGAGATTACTGTTTTCCCTGTCCCAGTAGCGGCAACAATTAAGTTCTTATTGTTACCTAATCTTCTCTCTGCAATTAGTTCTTCCAATATTCTTTCTTGGTAAACTCTAGGTGTCAGTTCCGCAAAAAATGCAGAGGGAATTGAATCAAATTTTTTATATGTATCTAAAGCGTTCTTAAATCGGTTAAAATCAGCTTTTGAATCAAATCTTTGGTATTCTGGACTTTCCCAATATGTTTCAAATTCAGCAGTGAAGCGTTCTAAAATATGTGGCATATCTTGGGCAGTCACTTTCACTGTCCATTCTAAACCTTCTGTCATGGCGGCGTGTGTCATATTCGCCGAACCAATATAAGCTGTCGAAAAACCAGAATTTCGATGGAAATGATAGGCTTTTGCATGAAGTCTTGTTTTATCAGGATCGTAAGATACCCGAATCGTTACGTTCTTAAATTCTGCTAACTTCTGTAAAGCTTCTGGTTCACTAACGCCCATATAACTTGTAGTAATGATCCGAACAGGAATATTGTTATCTGCTAAAATTTGGAAAGATGGAAAAAGTAACCTCAGACCTGACCATTTGATAAATGAAACGAGGATATCAACTTTGTCTGCTGTTGCCAGTTCCATTCGAAGTTCGTGATTCAGAGGAGGATCGTTCCCCTGACCAGTAAGCAGAGAACTTATATAAAGTGGTGTTGTTGGTCTTTTGAATTTTTCGTTTGTGGATAAGAGAAGTTTTGTGGGGTAGGCCCCGAGAATTTTTTTACGATCTAAGTATCGTTCACCATCTATTGCACAAAGTAAATCAATGATCTCATTAAAAATTTGGATTTGTTTATCTGGTTTGAGAGATCTTAATTTCTTCTTTAGGATATTTGCAAGGAATAAGGAATAGATGGCAGGAGATTCTTCATCATCAATAGCTCGTAGAATTGGTTTGATGTCTGCTGAATTTATAACTTCAGCTAATTCTAAGTCAATGATCCGATCATAAATTCCTGGAACAAGTTCGGACATCCTTCCAATAGGAAAGAAGAAATGTCCGCATGACAAGAAAAAATCTAGGATTGAACGCTTAGTATCTGATTCTTTTCTTTCCCAACCAAACCTTTTTCCCGCTTTTTCCTCTCTCTTTCTTCCACCACTTGATCATAGTAGGCTTCGTAATTGGGGAAGTTCGTTCCCATGATACGGTCCCAGAAATTGAAATATAAGGAATAGTTGCCTTGGAATTTTTGGTGGTGTTGGTTGTGGTGTGTCGATGTATTGATCCATTTGGAAATGGGGTGAGACGCCCAACCTTTTGGAAAAAATTCATACCCTAAATGCCACCAAATATTCAAAATCATCGCATAGAAAGTTTGAAAGAGTACGACGTAAAAATGAACGGGGACAAAAATCACAAACGGAACAATGTAGATCGCCTCTAAAAAAGCTTCGGTAGCTTGGAAACGATACGCGGCAAGTGGTGAAGGATTTACAGATTGGTGGTGTTCGGAGTGCACGTGTGGGTATACTTTTTTCAAATGAGCAAACCTGTGCATCCAATAGAACCAAGTCTCATGCCAAACAGTAAACAAAACAAAACTGATCAATAGATAACTGATTCCCCAAACACCAGAAACAGGTCCAAAGTAAACGGAACTTGGAAAAATTTTTGCTTTCATCAAGGTGATATTTGTGACAGCAACGAGTGTGAATACAAGCAAGGTAACAGCTGATTGGCGGAACTCTTTCCAAACTTTCTCTGCTTTTGGATAGAGTTTTTGGATGCGATAGGTTTCAAAAAAATCCTTTCGCCAAACATAGAATAGTAAGAAAGCAAATCCTGCTATTGGATAATATCGCAATAAATTCAAAACACCTTGGGCAAACCCAATTTTGGTTACACAATCAAGAACCAATTCACATTGAACGGGACCACCAAACATATTTATCTCCTGACCAATTTTAGACTTCAGTCATTCTACTCTGTTTTGTCTAACGAATCGACCGAATCGGTCCATTCGGAATCAAAAAAGATTCCGAATCGATCCGTTCGTTTTTATTTTTTCAAATTCTTGCGGTATTCACTGGGACTTTGTCCCACTTCACGTTTGAAGGCGTCATAAAATGTGGATTTGGACGGGAATCCAACTTCGTAAGCAACGGTTAAAATATTTTTTTCGGGATGTTGAATAAAAAAGTCTTTTGCTTCTTTGATCCGATAGTGGTTCACCAAATGGAAAAAACTTTTTTTCAAATGCGAATTGAGAAATTCAGAGAGCTGGTGTTCTGATAAATTCATTTGTTTGGCAAGTTTTTCTAAATTGATGGTTTCATCCAAATACACTTTTTTGGTTTCCATTAGCAACTTCAGTCGTTCGTGGAGGTCTTCTAAATCAAAGGATCCCAATTGAGATGTTTGGTATTTTTTTTCTTCGATAACAATTCTTTGGACCTCTCCCCAAAGTTCAGGGCTTTTTTGGCGTAATAGATAGATGCCGATGATTAAAAATCCTATAAAAGTCGAAACAATTTGAAGCCCATGCCTTGCATGAAAGAATAGGGTATACACACCAATGGCACTTGCAAAAGCACCAAACCCAACGACAAGACCCACCAAACGTAAGTGAGCTGACTTTTTAAAACGATCCCAACGAATGTATCGAACCATTTGGGAAAAGACATAGTAGGCGGAATAAAAAATCGGAAGCACAGCAATCAAGATGATGATTTGGAAGGGAAGAGGGACACCGATTTTTAAATAGGATTGATGAATCATAATTTTTTCTTCCGCCGAGGAGAGATAAAATGGAGTCATCAAGAATGTGACAAGAAAAGCTGGGGCCAATTCTAAGTAGGAAAACTCATTTTTGTTTGGGCTATCATTCCAAAGTTCGGAGAAATACTGTTTGAGTAGAGATCCGATGCATGCCGTAAATGGTAAATGTACCAAATAAAAATGAGGGTAAACTTGATAGAGTTCAGTGGCTGTAAGATAGGTATGAGTTTGGAAAAAGGCAGCAAATAGAAATAATAATCCCTGCACCTTCGTTTGCCGGCTCGAATTGGTCCTAAGGAATTCTCCGATGGCAAACAAAAATGCCAAACCTGCTGAAAAAGCAATTAGGTGGATCATCACGTTTCCCATAAAATAGAAGGTTCTAAAGAATGCATCCAATTGTAAAATAAAATCACTTGCCTAACCTTCGTTCTGAATTAGTTTTACGTTTGAAACGTGGAATCTGACCAAAGACAATCTTCATTTTTGTGGGAAGGTAATACCTTAGAAATCCACTTACCTGAAATTTTTAATACAAAGGAAGTTTCTAAGGATTGGGTAATCTTTTTTGAACTCATCGGAAAAAACTCTCCAAGAAACATCATCATTTTCGCAAATCAATTAAAAGAAACAGACACTTCTGGTATTTCTTTTTTGAAATTAATCAGAACAGAATGTGAATCTAGAAACATTCATTTCGTCTTACGTGAGTTAAATGATAAGTTTCAATACCGTCTCAATATCACAAATGATGATAGCAAAAAATACAATGAACAGTTGGCGGTCTCCCTTAGAAAATCCGAACAAATTGGAAAACTCACGATCGATTCCTTGTTGGAATTCAAATACCTAATCACGTTTACAGGCGAACTCACCGTTTCTTTCTGGCGTTCCTTTTTGCACCCTTCGAAAATCAGGTGGAAGGATAGTTTTAGAGTCGCTGAGTCAATGGGCGTCAATGCCTTTCCCATTATTGCCATGATTGGATTTTTACTTGGCCTCATCATGTCCTTTCAGTCTGCAATCCCTATGAGGCGATTTGGGGCTGAGATCTTTGTTGCCAATCTTGTAGGACTTTCTTTGTTTCGGGAACTTGGTCCGCTCATGACGGCTTTCATTCTTTCCGGTAGGTCTGGATCTTCGTTTGCAGCGGAACTTGGAACCATGAAGGTTTCCGAAGAAATTGATGCACTTACCACGATGGGACTACCTCCTGTACAATTTCTCATCATTCCGAGGCTTGTGGCTTCCCTCATTGTCACACCCCTTCTTACCATCGTATTCAATTTATTTGGTCTCATTGGTGGCGCCGTTGTCCTTGTCAGTTTTGGATTTCCACTCATTACATTTGTGAACCAAGTGAACATTGCCGTGGGACTTTCCGATATATTAGGAGGACTTCTCAAATCTTATTTTTTTGGAATGATCATCGCATCCATCGGTTGTTACCGAGGTTTAAAAACCGCTTCGGGAGCGGGTGCTGTGGGGGAATCAACAACTTCTGCCGTTGTTGGTTCCATTATCTTGGTTTCTATCTTAGATGGGATTTTTTCCGTCTTATTTTTTTATCTACGCATATGAAAGACAAACCGATCATTCGAGTCGAACACCTAACAACCGGATATGGTCACACTGTGATCATGGAAGATATATCCTTTGAAGTAAACAAAGGAGAAATCTTTGGAATCCTTGGTGGCTCCGGTTGTGGAAAATCAACAGTCTTAAAGAATATGATTGGGTTAACCAAACCATTCAGTGGTCGAATTTGGATTGATGATGATGACATTGTATTAGCAGAAGGCAAACAAAAAGTTAAGATTTGGAATCGAATCGGTGTGATGTACCAACAAAGTGCTTTGTTTGGATCAATGACCTTACTTGAGAATGTTCGCTTACCCTTGGAAGAATTTACAAATCTTCCCATTCCCATTATGAATGAAATCGTCATGACAAAATTAAAAATGGTTGGTCTTTTTCCTTTTGCGCATCTTGCGCCCGCTGAACTTTCCGGAGGAATGAGAAAAAGAGCAGCCATTGCACGTGCGATGGCGATGGACCCAGAAATTATATTTTTAGATGAGCCAAGTGCAGGACTTGATCCGATCACAAGTGTGGAACTGGATCATTTGATCATTCGTTTGTCGAGAACCTTAGGTGTTACGTTTGTCATCGTCACGCATGAACTTCCATCGGTATTTACGATGGCCGACCGAGTGATCATGTTAGACAAATCCAAAAAAGGAATCATCGCAGATGGAAAACCAAAAGACCTGAAAGAGAAATCAAAAGATCCATTTGTAAGGCAATTTTTCAATCGAATCCCACAGGAGAGTGCTCCCTTATGAACCAATCCAGTAAAATCTATTTTAAAGTTGGTGTCTTTGTACTAATCAGTTTTTTTACTTTGATCCTTTTTCTGATCGTTTTTACGGCAGGGAATATTTTCCAAAGGTCAGTGAGTTTGGAAACCTACTTTGATGAATCTGTGCAAGGACTAGACATAGGGTCTCCTGTCAAACACCGAGGTGTCAAAGTGGGAACCGTCCAAGAAATCACCTTTGTTCAAAATGAATATGCAGACAAACTAAACGATGATACGGCACTTCGTTATGGAAGGTATGTTCTCATCAAAATGTCGGTACCGGATTTTGTGAAAGGTGTTTATGGAAATAACCTGAAAAAAACGGTAGAAAGGATGATTAAAAGTGGATTAAGGGTTAGGCTCGCATCACAAGGGTTAACCGGAACTGCTTATTTGGAAGTGGATTACCTCAATCCAGAAAAAAACCCACCTTTATCAATCGAATGGGAGCCAAAAACGGTTTATATCCCATCCGCGCCCAGTACCATTTCAAGATTTACTGCCTCGGTAGATAAGTTTTTTGAAAAGGTAGAAAAAGCAGATGTGGATAAAATCCTCTTTGGTGTTGGTGATTTGATCAAAAATTTAAACCAAACCATCTTAGATGCAAGGTTAGGTGATCTCTCCAGAGAAGCCACTTCCTTACTTGTTGATTTAAGGAAAACCAATGGTGAAGTGAAGGCATTGATTGCAAGTCCTGAAACACAGAACTTACCGAAAAAATTGGACCAATCGGTCGCCCAATTACAAACCACTCTTAAACGATTGGATACTCTCCTTGCCTCGAACCAAGGTGATATCACAACTTCGATAGAAAATCTGAGAATTGCATCGGAAGACTTAAAAGAAGTCACAGCCAATGCAAAAAAATACCCATCTCAGTTCCTATTTGGAGATGCTCCAAACAAGTCTAAACTTTGGAAATGACCTCGATGAAATTTACCGATCGAATTTTAATACTGATTACAATGAGTGTTTTGTTCACACAATGTTTTGGCGTGAGTAAAACCTTCCCTGAAAAACGATTTTTTTTAATTGAAACGAATGAAACCAAACAATTGTTTTCTCCGCCAAAACCTCGCACATTTTTCGTCAGAAAAGTTTTTATCTCTCCTCGGTTTGAAGGAAAAGAATTTGTTTATCGTAAAGACAATGTAGTTTATGAATCTGATTTTTATAATGGATTTTTTATTCCGCCATCTCATAATTTCAAAGAAGAACTTTCTAAATCACTGATTCGCTCTGGGAATTTTGAATGGGATGCAAACCTACACACTAGAGTGGGTGTGACTCATTATATCGAACTCAATTTATCGCAATTGTATGGTGATTTCCGATCCAAGGAACCAAAAGCAGTCATCGAATTTGAAGTAGTTGTATTCGAAGATAAAGACAGTATCTCATCTCCAGTGTTTCGAAAAACATTCAAACAAAATGTCATCATCGAAAAAAAG of the Leptospira biflexa serovar Patoc strain 'Patoc 1 (Paris)' genome contains:
- a CDS encoding MlaE family ABC transporter permease, with translation MESDQRQSSFLWEGNTLEIHLPEIFNTKEVSKDWVIFFELIGKNSPRNIIIFANQLKETDTSGISFLKLIRTECESRNIHFVLRELNDKFQYRLNITNDDSKKYNEQLAVSLRKSEQIGKLTIDSLLEFKYLITFTGELTVSFWRSFLHPSKIRWKDSFRVAESMGVNAFPIIAMIGFLLGLIMSFQSAIPMRRFGAEIFVANLVGLSLFRELGPLMTAFILSGRSGSSFAAELGTMKVSEEIDALTTMGLPPVQFLIIPRLVASLIVTPLLTIVFNLFGLIGGAVVLVSFGFPLITFVNQVNIAVGLSDILGGLLKSYFFGMIIASIGCYRGLKTASGAGAVGESTTSAVVGSIILVSILDGIFSVLFFYLRI
- a CDS encoding ABC-type transport auxiliary lipoprotein, LBF_0736 family, which encodes MTSMKFTDRILILITMSVLFTQCFGVSKTFPEKRFFLIETNETKQLFSPPKPRTFFVRKVFISPRFEGKEFVYRKDNVVYESDFYNGFFIPPSHNFKEELSKSLIRSGNFEWDANLHTRVGVTHYIELNLSQLYGDFRSKEPKAVIEFEVVVFEDKDSISSPVFRKTFKQNVIIEKKDAEALVIGWNSALSQSFSEMNLELSKQLK
- a CDS encoding DEAD/DEAH box helicase; translation: MSELVPGIYDRIIDLELAEVINSADIKPILRAIDDEESPAIYSLFLANILKKKLRSLKPDKQIQIFNEIIDLLCAIDGERYLDRKKILGAYPTKLLLSTNEKFKRPTTPLYISSLLTGQGNDPPLNHELRMELATADKVDILVSFIKWSGLRLLFPSFQILADNNIPVRIITTSYMGVSEPEALQKLAEFKNVTIRVSYDPDKTRLHAKAYHFHRNSGFSTAYIGSANMTHAAMTEGLEWTVKVTAQDMPHILERFTAEFETYWESPEYQRFDSKADFNRFKNALDTYKKFDSIPSAFFAELTPRVYQERILEELIAERRLGNNKNLIVAATGTGKTVISAFDYRRYSIINNSKPSLLYIAHRKEILEQALSCFRMVLQDQNFGSLFVDGINPFSGTEAPLHIFASIQSINSKQIWKILGKSFFNFIIIDEVHHSSASSYRSIFSEFTPEILLGLTATPERMDGESILPDFNYRITSEIRLPEALEERLLCPFHYFGITDNIQLKGEQFWKNGKFDLIELENVYTGDDITAKQRVNLIYKSINHYQPNSEELKAVGFCVSVKHAKFMAENFQKLGIDAETILGETDSETRRQRIIDFKQKKIKILFTVDIFNEGVDIPEINTVLFLRPTESLTIFLQQLGRGLRHAPNKDALTVLDFIGQTHKKYRIDRKFISLLKKNRNRLLDEVESEFPNLPSGSVIQLERIARETILEKIKQVYNDLIHFIPETIETWSPQKMGELTFFNFIRETSLSPIAVLKKKTWSQWKAIANKQSDPMDIDILKGKSALLRISLRSSTKILNAMIHIADGNDSYIESDIALQTSLHYLMWGEKGLNLGIQTWKESLEKWKNNPSVASDAKEIAEWRLENLEFQPKKIKMPIPCDLELHSYLGSSEIKASLGLATIKNPGPTGQGVIHIAEKKIYVHLVTFQKEERDFSITTLYKDYPISKTKLHWESQSTISIDSQTAKNYFEFQKLGYTILFFARVNKNIEGETAPFLFLGQAKSLIEWKGERPISMIWELEHPMPSAFFEEAKMV
- a CDS encoding ABC transporter ATP-binding protein, which produces MKDKPIIRVEHLTTGYGHTVIMEDISFEVNKGEIFGILGGSGCGKSTVLKNMIGLTKPFSGRIWIDDDDIVLAEGKQKVKIWNRIGVMYQQSALFGSMTLLENVRLPLEEFTNLPIPIMNEIVMTKLKMVGLFPFAHLAPAELSGGMRKRAAIARAMAMDPEIIFLDEPSAGLDPITSVELDHLIIRLSRTLGVTFVIVTHELPSVFTMADRVIMLDKSKKGIIADGKPKDLKEKSKDPFVRQFFNRIPQESAPL
- a CDS encoding sterol desaturase family protein, which produces MFGGPVQCELVLDCVTKIGFAQGVLNLLRYYPIAGFAFLLFYVWRKDFFETYRIQKLYPKAEKVWKEFRQSAVTLLVFTLVAVTNITLMKAKIFPSSVYFGPVSGVWGISYLLISFVLFTVWHETWFYWMHRFAHLKKVYPHVHSEHHQSVNPSPLAAYRFQATEAFLEAIYIVPFVIFVPVHFYVVLFQTFYAMILNIWWHLGYEFFPKGWASHPISKWINTSTHHNQHHQKFQGNYSLYFNFWDRIMGTNFPNYEAYYDQVVEERERKKREKGLVGKEKNQILSVQS
- a CDS encoding MlaD family protein, which produces MNQSSKIYFKVGVFVLISFFTLILFLIVFTAGNIFQRSVSLETYFDESVQGLDIGSPVKHRGVKVGTVQEITFVQNEYADKLNDDTALRYGRYVLIKMSVPDFVKGVYGNNLKKTVERMIKSGLRVRLASQGLTGTAYLEVDYLNPEKNPPLSIEWEPKTVYIPSAPSTISRFTASVDKFFEKVEKADVDKILFGVGDLIKNLNQTILDARLGDLSREATSLLVDLRKTNGEVKALIASPETQNLPKKLDQSVAQLQTTLKRLDTLLASNQGDITTSIENLRIASEDLKEVTANAKKYPSQFLFGDAPNKSKLWK
- a CDS encoding helix-turn-helix domain-containing protein encodes the protein MGNVMIHLIAFSAGLAFLFAIGEFLRTNSSRQTKVQGLLFLFAAFFQTHTYLTATELYQVYPHFYLVHLPFTACIGSLLKQYFSELWNDSPNKNEFSYLELAPAFLVTFLMTPFYLSSAEEKIMIHQSYLKIGVPLPFQIIILIAVLPIFYSAYYVFSQMVRYIRWDRFKKSAHLRLVGLVVGFGAFASAIGVYTLFFHARHGLQIVSTFIGFLIIGIYLLRQKSPELWGEVQRIVIEEKKYQTSQLGSFDLEDLHERLKLLMETKKVYLDETINLEKLAKQMNLSEHQLSEFLNSHLKKSFFHLVNHYRIKEAKDFFIQHPEKNILTVAYEVGFPSKSTFYDAFKREVGQSPSEYRKNLKK